The segment CAAAAATATGCCACTATTAATCATGTAAGAGAAGTTTAAGCAGCATGTGTTATAGGGTTTACACTTGTTGCATAAAAGAGAGACATGATGCCCAcgataatcattttaaaaaaaagctgttgaTTACCACAAAGCTAAAGTACATCTATTTGTAATCAAGGAATTCAAGCAGGACATGCTGACCTTTATCAAAAAGCTAATTATAAAACTGCATAATAAGGAATCTGAAGAAATGTTTCCCAAGGTACCCGCAAATAGGAGCGTGCCTGCAGTGGTCTCCCCTTGATGAAtttgaaagcaataaaaacaggGAGAAGTGCATAAGGCACATTCAGCAGATATGACCACCTCACACCACTCTTTCCTGAAACAAAAAGTCGTTTCTTCAACAATTACTTCATATGATTTAACATTTATCGTTACTTTTACAAGTGCAACATTAATGCTTAACTATCATTCTcacacaaatattcaaattaCAATTTATGCATGTTGTCAGGGCCAAGACTCTGTTTAACATGCTGGCAGTTAAGTAATGTAGATTTAATTTTCAGTCAAGCATTATGAAACATTATTGTCATCTTTGGTTAATCTGGAATCATTAATATAGTTTTAGTCCTAGTCGGTTTAAACAGATGTAAAGTTAACAGTATTTTTATGTTCCATTGTTCATTGTGCACAAAAAATACACAGTTGACTCACCAAGGACTGCACCAGGCAGAAGAACCAACATGCTGTTGATGATAGATCCACACCAGTAGAGTCCAACTTCACGGTAACTTGCCCTTAGAAGCAGAAACATTTGCAGGAgaaagattacaaaataaaataatataaaaagtcaaaacaattCTCATTCAAAGATTGCCTTTGAGTTCATTCCTATTGATcatacaaaatgaataaaaaatttttctgAGTTTTGATATCCTAACACAATGAACATATGCTGCACGTAGaagaaatttttattacattatagTCATATGAGGAATGTTCCACTTCCACCTGGACTTCAgtattttgcatgttttcaaTGAGTGCAGACCATGAAGACTTGATAGAGTGATTCTTCAAGGTGTATCAcaattttttcataatttttcccTCCCTAGTTTTCccaggatgaagaggagaaACAAGTCCATGCCCGCTCCAAATGATCCATTGGAGTTTCTTGTGCAATAGGGTGTCAAGGTTCCTCCCCTACTCACCAGACCATGCAATTTTTGAAGCTGAAAGAACCCTTGCATGGGGAACTTTGAAACTCATGAGAAAATCATAGGTGGAGTGAGGGCACGGATGACACTGATGCCGAAATTGGTGTCTTTGGAGTGTTTTCAAAAATGGATCCATAGGgccaaaaaaaatgtgttgcaatTGGTGGTGactatgttaaaaaaaaaagtttaaaaagagttgaagaataagagaaaaatgtttaaaatattttctgggtTCGCTTTATTGCCAAGCTTGGGTAGAAGAAAACATCCCCTCGTATCAGCATAAAATACCACATTTGTTGCACTAATATACTAAAGTATACACTTCATCATTATGGAATCTACAAATACAATTGACTGAGTGGTCTGTATTATGACACAATGTACACTGCATCATAATGCATTATGTTTTATGCCTGTCCACAGGCATaacaattaaatttataatttttaagtttagaattttaaaaaacatgtgATGTAGATTATAACTTTGCTCTACTTGCTATTAATATGATCACAATCACAATATTAACTGCCAAAAGCCACCACTtactgcaaacaaaataaagcaatactAGAAAGTTGAAGTGCATATTGGACTGTGCCATCCCAATAGTTGATAAACATGCCATGTGAGGTATTCAGGTATGGCTCCCCTTCCAAGAGGTAGAAACCCATGAAGTTGGATACAAAGCCATTGAGTTCTAGGCCAATGAAGAGATCAACAATACCGGTCCAGCAGAAAAGTCCAAACACTGCACAAGGAATTAATACATTAAATGGTGATATGATAATGTCATAATAttcatgataacatttttttgttacatgAATGTACATGAGGCAGTGCATATTAGCTaaaacacatacactcacaaacacatgcacacacacacaaggttgCATGTTTGTGTCCTCTCACTCTTTTACATGCAACATTTTGCtaaaatctaaaatattttaactatatTGCCTGGAATATGCTGTATATAACCAGCTGAATTATCTGTTCAGAATGGATAAACAGAATGTTAAGGCCTTTTATCTGATGTCATAActattgtaaaataattaacagaCTAAACAGGTTTAAATGCTAGGGGAGATATGCTACCAGTGGCATTTTTTGACCTCTTTTCTTTGTCGGACCATCACAGCAACCTTTGTGTGGTGCAGTGTTTAGGCCGCAGTCTCTAAAGTAGGTCAGTGACGCCTGGCAAATATTATGGTTGGACTGCAACTTTACTGCTGGTATCGTACAGACTTGCCACCAACTGCTTTTTGAACTGAGTACTCACCGTACATGATCCAGTCAACATTACGATAGCGCCGACGCAAAACCAAAGCTGGAACAATAGCCGCTGCTGCCAAACACAGTACTCCGGCAGCAAACACAAATCGGTGATCTTTCATCAAATTAATCTTATTCAGTACAAAAGCTATTGGCAAAGATGTTAAAGAAGTGGCCACAACGGCTGTTAAGACAGTGTAATCCATTGTGTGCAGCTCTTTAGACACAGCGTTACTCAAACCTTCCTCAAGACGAGCGTACTTTTCGAATCTGCCGGCAAGAGAATCGATTtactgctgttaaaaaaaaaaaacaggagaagAATGAGTCAGGAGGGAGGTGAGCAACTCGTACAAAGAGAAATAACtcttacataaaaataaaattcgaTTTCAACAGTTAAGTCCCATCTAATATCCAGCTcgcaatacaactttattgatccccaggggcaattcaagatagtgcttgcattagcaataatatatacatatacatgatataaaagagatatctaatatatatatatttacaataattaaaaatacagcGTCTTTTTCCAGTATCAATTACCAGACTCAAAGCGTTAATTCTACGTACATACAGGTGGTCAAGCACACACCTTTTTAGGGTAGGCATCGAATACACcttcatgaacacacacacacattgtacacTGTACAGACCGGCcgttcccccacccccacacacgtGATACGTTTCGAGTATTCGCCAAGAGAAGCCAGTGTTTTGGGCTTtggattttcttcatttctttcagaTATAGAGTGAGATTAGATTAAAGTCGTGACTTGATACATGATAAAGAGGATGATTTGAACATTACACAAAACAATGGTAATGgatcctcccctctctctcactcacacagaaGACTGGCAGTACAATAAGCATCAGAAATACAAAGCAGTACTACATACGATCGAGAGCCTGAACGGGCAATGCATGGCTGTTTAGAGTCCGATCATCAGCTCTGAGTAGTTTTTCTAAAAGATTTGAAGTTGCtgtatttgttaatttttactttgttctCTTCTCATGACTATGTGTATTAAATAAACACTCTACTCTGTACTCCACTGGATTTGGGGTTTGTGGCAATAACATTGAAGCTGCCAGAGGATAATGGGCGGGCAATTACAagattttgaatatttattataGAGTTATTTCTCTTAGACCGTAGGCATAACCCTTTCCGGATTACAAATTAATAGTTGGTTCAGTTCTCTATTCACCacatttgtttaattatctTTGACTTTAGTATTTATCGATAGGTTTggtaaatttattttccatgcAACACAAACAGTTACACTAGACTGCAATTAATTAACTATCTAATCGGTCAGCTCCGTTTCGCCAAGGTAGACAACTTCTCTGATCAAAACATTTCTGTCGGAAGAGAATGTTGCAGCGTCTGTTAGTTGCCCTCACGTGTATTCTTGTTTTTACTGTACTTCCTTGCATCGATGGGAAAATCGTAGGAGGATTCGTCATGCCTCATGGGGGAATAGCTCTGGATCCTAACCATTTTAACACCACAAATGCCACTTGTAAGGAGCAGGCCTGGGAAGTCCACCGAGCGTGCATTGCTGTGGGTGAGACAATCCAACAGCTGCGGCCTGACACAATCTTTCTCAGCACTCCTCATGGAATAGCAGAtgcaaacaactttattttctatttaaatcCTCTTGCCGAAGGATACGCCGATACAGATAACTGTCAGTGTCCACCATGCTGCTACAATATTTCGGTTGTGGTGGATGCAAATTTCTCTGTAAACCTAGCGAGTTCTCTTGCTGCGCTGTACAACGTATCAGGGCTGAGTGCGTATGGGCCGCCGGGTCAAAGTTCAGAACCTTTCCCTCTCAGGTAAGCAGCGCCGCATACTTGTGATCCACACTTGGTACTCACCAACTCTTGTGTGAGGTTGCCTTTATCAGTCCTGTCCTTTTTCCACATACTATTTCAGTCTTTTGCGATAGAATTATTTAACTTCAGTTTATCAGCAGTAAAagtattaaacaattttatgcGATAGCTACAAAACTGTGGTTGCGTTTCTTTAGCAATGAAGCCCTTGTTACATTTCCCGCAGTTttgattaatatattattaattttttaaagcttttacaaatttttttttatcgaatcGTAGTAAATTTCAGACAAAACGTTTTTTTGAAACTTAGGTATTGCTCTTTGTCATTGCATTGATGCAGCAGGCCGAAGTCGTTTTTTGGGAGTCTCATTCAAACTGCACAAAGCATTTGTGTTAGGTTCATTGGTGGTCGATGCTTTTATACTGTAGGTCCTCAGCAAACAGACTGGGGCAACCTTTACTGACTTCACAACAATTTACCTGCttttttatctgcttttaaGTTGTAAATATTCTCTGTGGGCACTTAGCGTTAATCTTGTTTGTTGgtagaaaaacaaacaccagtTCTTCTCTTTCCGCAGATGGGGAGAAGTGATCCCCCTGCACTTTGTTCCGGAGCTGAATAGATCCAAAGTTGTCTTCCTCTCTCAGCCCAGCCGACGTTACACGGAAGTTGTCGACATGATAACAGAGCTCCTGAAATTAGGTTTGTCTGTGGCCGCAATGGTGGACAGTGTGTAGTAACTTTTTTGTCATTGCACGCATTGACTGTTTAGACGCACGGCAATATGAGTATAAGAGTGACGTGCCTCTTGCTGTTTGGGTGCACAGCTGTATGAGAGTGACGTTTTCCTGACTCTAGGTGTACAGTTGTATGAGATGTATGAGAGTGACGTGCTTCTGACTGTCTAGGTGTACAGTTGTATGAGAGTGACGTGTTCCTGACTGTCTAGGTGCACAGCTGTATGAGAGTGACGTGCTTCTGACTGTCTAGGTGCACAGCTGTATGAGAGTGACTTACTTCTGTCTAGGTGCACAGCTGTATAAGAGTCTGGAGGCCAGGGAGGAGAGGGTGGTGGTGATAGTCAGTGCAGACCTCGCTCACACTCACAGCACAGACGGGCCCTACGGCTACAGCAATGCATCGGAACCATTTGACATGGTAAGTAGCGCCACCCAACGGCCCATTTTAGTGTCCTGTGTTTTTTAACTTGGTAAACTACGGAAACAGCACGAGTTTTGGCGGTTCttaaaaaactgtttccttGGTGTTCGTTAGCAGTGTTATTAAATTTCGACCCTCTTTATCTTTATCGAGAAACTAATTTTGATGCATTCCATCCACGCGTATGTGCATCATATGATCATGGGTCTTGTGATTTAGGCCTGTGGTCAGTGGGCCGCCTCTCTGGATGATGCGGCGCTGCTGGTGGAGGCAGCACAGTACGTGTCGCAAGCATTGTCGTGCGGGTACTCGGGGATGGTCATGCTGCACGGCATGCTCACCGCCGCAAAGGACGCCGGCTCCCAGTGGACGTCGCGGCTGCTGGTCAACCACCACCCCAGCTACTACGGCATGATGGTGGCACAGTTCCTGCCAAAGACTGTGCACAAGGACTTGTAGTTGATTCTTGTATTTCATTTCTCGTTCTCTTTCACTTTTGCTCtatgtatgcgtgcgtgcgttagtgtgtgtgacatttgttgtttattccttgttactcatcaaggagcatagggccgcaacaacacctcgccagggaacctggttttgggcagcaccctTCTGTTCGGTCCATGTGATTCCCACGTCTTTTACATCGCTCTCAACTCTCCTCTTCAGCTGAGGTTCCAGTCAATCGTGTGTAGGACGAGAGGTTCCATGTTCATGCATCTTGTTGCATCAGAAGCGACGATTCTCTAACCATTGTTACTCAGTTGTCTCTTACTAAAAATTGTGATCATCCAAAACATTAGCTTCTTCTTATCTAGTTTGAAAATATACTGTAATcagttttaatttattgttatgTAGTATGCCAAATGTTATTTCTAATTTCTACACAATCTTACATTCTCCAACATGTATTCAAAAGAGACTGCGTTTTGATAGGTTACACAAATATCATATTCCACCCTCAGTGATGTACGCTTCGTATTTTTTTCAATAGCTAGAAAGCCTGCCTTTCAAATGACTGCATTGGTTagattattataaatattaattatcctaatctgagaaaataaattttccacGCACTTTCAGACATTTTCGAGGGTCGTTCAAAACgttctaagcctcacccagaaGGAGTTTGAGAAACAAGATAggtttttcacactttttcagTCCCCCTTGACATCAATGCACTTGGTCCAACATTGCTCAAACATTGCAATCCCATCACGGAAGAAGGTGGCGTCCTGGACCATCAAAACGTCCTCCACAGCAGGTACTACCCCatcattgtttccaaaatggcCACCATGTAGGTGGGATTTGAGTTTAGAAGTCAGATGGATCTGAGTCTGGTGAGTAAGGGGGATAGGTTAGCAATTCAAAGTCACAGTTATCTGCTTCAGCTACTGCAACCTGACAGTTATCCTGCAACAAGAGCACATCTGCCCTCACCTTTGTATGGGCCTCAGCCACACACAAATTAAAGGAGAAATCTGTACATGTATTagtttttgtagttttattaGAAGTGGTACTATGCTactacacaaaaatattcatctatggctcttctttctgggtgaggtttagaactttttgaacgacACTCGTACCTGCACACAAAGTCAAATAGATGATGTTACATTGAAATATGAAGGAGCACATGACGGCAAGGCGACAGCCAGTGAGAGAATGTAGATGTGTCTGGTATCATGACCCGCCACAACGGAGCGTTGACCTGGCACCAAACGACAATTTGTTACACACATGCTGTGCATACGGTCAACATCTCCAGCCAGCACCTCCAAACACTTGACAACCTTCTTGTAAGTCACCTCACGTAGCGTGTGCTAGAAACCTCTTTAATACTCTCAATCTTCCCTGActgaatttattatttaaatcacCTTTAATAATTTAGCACTTCTTTCGTCCACGTTCTCATGAACTGGGCTGTATATCCATGGGTGGTTCTACCATTAGGCAGGCTAGGCAGTCGCTTAAGTTGCAGTCACggagggtgtgtgtgaaaaaaattgcctttttaataaaaaaaatcgatgAATAGTGTTGGGGGGAAATATCACTTTAATAAAAGACATTTGCAGGAtacctttc is part of the Pomacea canaliculata isolate SZHN2017 linkage group LG13, ASM307304v1, whole genome shotgun sequence genome and harbors:
- the LOC112553789 gene encoding LOW QUALITY PROTEIN: transmembrane 6 superfamily member 1-like (The sequence of the model RefSeq protein was modified relative to this genomic sequence to represent the inferred CDS: inserted 1 base in 1 codon), giving the protein MDYTVLTAVVATSLTSLPIAFVLNKINLMKDHRFVFAAGVLCLAAAAIVPALVLRRRYRNVDWIMYVFGLFCWTGIVDLFIGLELNGFVSNFMGFYLLEGEPYLNTSHGMFINYWDGTVQYALQLSSIALFCLQASYREVGLYWCGSIINSMLVLLPGAVLGKSGVRWSYLLNVPYALLPVFIAFKFIKGRPLQARSYLRLPCITRRPLDLLFXIYFVFATGVAFLRGFAVLGANISCMETYLKKYEPYLTDPSAFPKAQMLVNMYYFVFYYVCAMDGLINPGHLWMSDWAIIHAGAAAQSQFVHMASSIHSRTPTELRAPVGGVAGGVFWGVNLLLLVVPQLFALRCWRDPDNCGRTYTTDIAQPIGQTTFRHSYRTPRKRE
- the LOC112553790 gene encoding uncharacterized protein LOC112553790; translation: MLQRLLVALTCILVFTVLPCIDGKIVGGFVMPHGGIALDPNHFNTTNATCKEQAWEVHRACIAVGETIQQLRPDTIFLSTPHGIADANNFIFYLNPLAEGYADTDNCQCPPCCYNISVVVDANFSVNLASSLAALYNVSGLSAYGPPGQSSEPFPLRWGEVIPLHFVPELNRSKVVFLSQPSRRYTEVVDMITELLKLGAQLYKSLEAREERVVVIVSADLAHTHSTDGPYGYSNASEPFDMACGQWAASLDDAALLVEAAQYVSQALSCGYSGMVMLHGMLTAAKDAGSQWTSRLLVNHHPSYYGMMVAQFLPKTVHKDL